A window of Candidatus Aegiribacteria sp. genomic DNA:
TCTGTCTGTCCATGCAAACACAGTGTAGGTTCCTGTTTCGCAGACAGTTATCGTAAATGGAATTTCGGCGGTATAGTCAAAAGAACCATGAGTGTAGACCGCAAATGTACTATTCGTATCCACATTCCTGGCATAGACATATATGGGTGGAAACCAATCTGACGGATAACCTGTGATGCGTCCTGAGATAATCGCGGTTGAAGCGGAAGCCTGACCTTCAGATGCTTCAGCAATACCGCTAACGACTGCAAACATACATATCAGAATCGAGGAAAATACTCTGTTCCCGAAAAACATAGTTTCTCTCCTTTCGAAATGTTTCTGTCAGATAGAATGTAGAAGATTTATTCCCCATCTTCTGATTCTGATTTACCGATCTTTTAGCCATCCTTCCCCCGGATCAGGTTTTGAATCCTTCTTTGTATACGGTTTTATGTCTATCAGAGGTGTTCCGTCAAGAACGCTCAACCCGGAGGTAAAAATCCTGTTTCCATCAATACGAAGAATTCTCGCGACATCGAGCCCGATTGGATTCGGCCGGTTGGGAGATCTGCTGGCAAACAGACCTACAGTACCGCCGCTGAGGGAAGGTGGATGAGCAATGTTTGAGCCGTTGTAACCCTTTACTCTGTCCATGTGGAAAAGAACGATGATATACCTGAAATACTCAAGATCTTCGAGGGCTGTTTCGTATTCCGGCAGCAGCTCCAGAACGAAGGGCCCTTTCGGATCATCCTCTCTCGCTTGAAAAGGAGCCATATCAGAATAGGGTGTGTGTATTGTTCCTATAGCCCTGTAAATTATTTCATTCATAGACACATTTATTCCATTATCCTGAATTCACGAGCCATCTTCTTTGGAATTCCCAGACGGTATAATAAGACGCGAATAGTACTCAAGCCATCCCGAGCATTCCGTCTTGAGTGATCCTGCCACTTGAGAAACAGGTTTTCGGAGACTTGACAATGATTCCCGTGATGTTAAAATTTGTAATTCATCTAAGTGCAAGTTCGTTCTGTGTATGCTAAATCGTTGTAATATGAGTTGAACAAGAAAGGGGGAACTATGAAAGGTGATGTGATTCTGGATTGCAAGGGGTTGTCGTGCCCTATGCCGATTCTGAAGCTCGCGATGGCCATCAAGAAGCTTGAGGATGGAAAGGTAATCGAGATGTACGGTACTGATCCTGGATCAAAGGACGATGTACCTGCCTGGTGCGAGAGGACTGGCAATAGTCTTCTAGAGGTGGTCGAGGTCGAAGACGGGTTTACATTCTTCATCCGTCGCGGAGAATAGGTTCACAATTCATCATGTCAGAGCGGCGTGGAGG
This region includes:
- the tsaA gene encoding tRNA (N6-threonylcarbamoyladenosine(37)-N6)-methyltransferase TrmO, which gives rise to MNEIIYRAIGTIHTPYSDMAPFQAREDDPKGPFVLELLPEYETALEDLEYFRYIIVLFHMDRVKGYNGSNIAHPPSLSGGTVGLFASRSPNRPNPIGLDVARILRIDGNRIFTSGLSVLDGTPLIDIKPYTKKDSKPDPGEGWLKDR
- a CDS encoding sulfurtransferase TusA family protein, producing MKGDVILDCKGLSCPMPILKLAMAIKKLEDGKVIEMYGTDPGSKDDVPAWCERTGNSLLEVVEVEDGFTFFIRRGE